A region of Polyodon spathula isolate WHYD16114869_AA chromosome 4, ASM1765450v1, whole genome shotgun sequence DNA encodes the following proteins:
- the cebpd gene encoding CCAAT/enhancer-binding protein delta has protein sequence MSALYSLDSHCASPPCNMNWSMEPTNFYDSKLSTIQGSCKPSRGGMCDENNLAELSTAPAMYDDESAIDFSTYIDSMASVPNLELCNDELFADLFNNSVKQEKVDFNYLTSTAAGASAARDKLNQSVNGGFSAPIKQESDWSDSDKSSSLPSQIENCAQTIMSLQTGQPTPPTTPEPSASLATSRKVGKEKGKKNQDRYSQEYRQRRERNNIAVRKSRDKAKLRNLEMQHKMLELGAENERLHTTIEQLTRDLTSLRNFFKQLPSSTCLGTTSIDCR, from the coding sequence ATGAGTGCGCTATACAGTCTGGATTCTCATTGCGCCTCACCACCATGCAATATGAACTGGTCAATGGAGCCAACCAATTTCTACGACAGTAAGCTTAGCACTATCCAGGGGTCCTGCAAGCCCAGCCGTGGCGGCATGTGCGATGAAAACAACCTGGCAGAGCTGAGCACCGCTCCTGCCATGTATGACGACGAGAGCGCAATCGACTTCAGCACCTACATCGACTCTATGGCGTCAGTGCCAAACCTGGAGCTGTGCAACGACGAACTCTTCGCTGACCTTTTTAACAACAGTGTCAAGCAGGAGAAAGTGGACTTTAACTACCTGACCAGCACAGCTGCAGGCGCCTCTGCTGCCAGAGACAAGCTGAATCAAAGCGTGAATGGTGGGTTCAGTGCGCCGATTAAGCAGGAGTCGGACTGGAGTGATAGCGACAAGTCCTCATCTCTTCCCTCGCAGATCGAAAACTGCGCACAGACCATCATGAGCCTGCAGACCGGTCAGCCCACACCACCGACTACACCAGAGCCATCTGCATCACTTGCCACCTCCAGAAAAGTAGGCAAAGAGAAGGGGAAAAAGAACCAGGATAGGTACAGCCAGGAGTATCGACAGAGACGGGAGCGGAATAACATCGCCGTCAGAAAAAGCAGAGACAAGGCAAAACTGCGCAACTTGGAAATGCAGCACAAGATGCTAGAGCTAGGCGCTGAAAACGAACGATTGCATACAACCATCGAACAGTTAACCAGGGATCTGACCAGCCTCCGAAATTTCTTCAAGCAGCTGCCCAGTTCCACTTGTTTGGGCACCACGAGTATTGACTGTCGGTGA